In the genome of Mucilaginibacter sp. 14171R-50, the window TTTTCTTAATATTATAAAGGCCCATGCCGTCCTTCCGCTCAGATATTTTATCCACATCAAATCCAACGCCGTTATCGCGTACGGTGAGCAGTAAGTCATCGTTAACCGCTTCTAAATTAATAAATATCGCTGTTGCTTTTGCATGCTGAATAATATTATTTATGATTTCCTGAAACAGCCTGAAAAGGATCATATCTTTAGCACTATCGCGCGTAAATGGGATATTATTGTGCTCAAAGGTGATCGTAAACCTGTCTGACCGTTTTAGCCATTCCAGCTCAAATTCAATCGCTGCCGGCAATCCCTTACTGATAATTTCCTCGGCATGCAGCAGGCGCGATAACGCTTTTACTTCCTTTATCGATCGCAGGGTGAGGTCTTCAACCAAAGCTAATTTTTCGGCGGTGTTTTGCTGATCGGTAAGATTAACCGAGCTTAGTGTGATTGTGGTAAGGCTAAGTAACTGGCCGATATTATCATGCAGGTCGTAGGCAACGGTTTTAAGGGTTTGTTCCTGCACCTCCATCTGGGTTTTAAGCAGCTCATTCTCGAAGTTTTTTTGCAAAGTAACGGTTTCCTCCTGGTGCTTCTTCTTCCGCCGGTTGTACGATAATACGTACAAAATAAGAAACAGGGGCGCTATCAGGAATATAATAGATGTTAACCCTATCAGGGAGATGATTTCCTTTGACGATATCTGCATATAAAAGCGTATGACCAAAAAAGATACATAATAATATCCAATACGTTAAATATAATATACCTGATAGACCTGCTGAAGGTAATGTTCTCGTAATGCGATAGGTAATCTAAAAAATTATTGCACGCTGTGCTTCCAAAATAAAAAAACAGCGTGCCGCTTACCCACCAAAAAGGCGCCGAGAAAAGCAGCGGCTCAAAACGCTCATCGCGCAGTTTCAGGTAGTAAAAATACAAGCAGGCCAATACAAAAACTACCGACATTACTGATGCCGTGGTTGATACAAACTGGCTAAAATGATGATAAAGCAGATCGGTTACATACATCACCGTAAAAAGGCATAACCATGTAACCAGCCATATAACTTTATAATTATAGGCCTTGTATAGGTGAAAGAAAAAATAACTTGTAAAGCCGCATTCAAACAATAAGTATACGTTGTATATCTGATAATTTGATACACCCACAAATTCCCTTATATATATGCCTGCAACCTCTACCGAGCAGGTTAACAGCAAAAACGGAATAAATAGCTTCCAGGCCAGGGTCTTTTCCCGGTAAAGGAAAATAACGGCGGCCAGGAAGCAAAAAAACTCTGATGCGGTATTAATAGTGATGAAGATCATTACAATTAGGGAAGGAGCGTAGCGCCTGTTTCACTGCATTTTACCGGCGGCGGGCAAAGCTCGCCACGGTTCTCTGGTGTGCCGCCTACCATAAAACCTAATACAGGTTTATTTGATTTTGCCGGTTTGCTGGTGTAATAATCGCGGTGAAACTTTTGGTTTACTGCGTTTGTACTGTCTTTGGTTGATACCAATACCAGGGTATTGTAGCCCCAATAATCGCGCGGGGGCACAATGCCGCCAATAATCTTACTGTTGTACGATGTATCATAACTGGCCATGTAAAAGCGGATCCCGTCGCCGCCTTCACTTTTGATCTTATCAAGCAAGGCCTGTAAGCGATCGGCACTAAACCAAATACAGCGCGAGTTTGGTTTCTTTTTTATTTTCCCCACACCTTTTTCAACATACTGCGAATCTACCCAACCGGCGTGTTTTTCGTAGTTATTTACATAAGCTTTAGCCCTTTCGTAGCTAAGGCTATCATAATTAAACTGCGACGCTTTTGAACTGGTAAGGTCGGCGTGTTGATTTTGGCAGGCGCTAAAAGCAAGCGTTGCTAAAACTGCATACAATAATGGCTTTTTGAATTGCATAATAGTTTGGGATTAAGGTTTACCGAAAGTGACCATTTAAACACAGATATACAAATTAATGCCTTGCCTTTTTTCCACCTTAACAGGAGTTAAAAAAAGCTATTTTCACCCTATAGCAATT includes:
- a CDS encoding sensor histidine kinase; translated protein: MQISSKEIISLIGLTSIIFLIAPLFLILYVLSYNRRKKKHQEETVTLQKNFENELLKTQMEVQEQTLKTVAYDLHDNIGQLLSLTTITLSSVNLTDQQNTAEKLALVEDLTLRSIKEVKALSRLLHAEEIISKGLPAAIEFELEWLKRSDRFTITFEHNNIPFTRDSAKDMILFRLFQEIINNIIQHAKATAIFINLEAVNDDLLLTVRDNGVGFDVDKISERKDGMGLYNIKKRSAMINGTASIVSTKNNGTAITVKVPYQ